From the genome of Streptomyces sp. WMMB303, one region includes:
- a CDS encoding ATP-binding protein codes for MASGERRGRLPSQREDHFMRLPGAQVVSTRALLTARENVRAAIEAKAMICIYGQAGNGKSFAVNASLRELAPTLTRRIQFRARPTTRDLRHELFHALGLHGRPPSHAIEFDRMLRGALEEPRVLVCDEAQWLSKLCFEYLRYLWDDTDSDLTIVFTGGNGCFEMLQSEPMLESRVYAWQEIGGMPLDEVLTVIPAFHPVWSDADSDLIALCDQEAAHGNFRAWAKITHHLTVGLQETGRETVDEDLLRWAYSKLRTRQAA; via the coding sequence ATGGCTTCCGGTGAACGCAGGGGACGCCTGCCAAGCCAGCGCGAGGACCACTTCATGCGCCTGCCCGGCGCCCAGGTCGTCTCCACACGGGCGCTGCTCACAGCCCGGGAGAACGTCCGCGCCGCGATCGAGGCGAAAGCGATGATCTGTATCTACGGGCAGGCCGGTAACGGCAAGTCCTTCGCGGTGAACGCCTCGCTGCGGGAGCTGGCACCCACTCTGACCCGCCGTATCCAGTTCCGGGCCCGCCCCACCACACGCGACCTGCGCCACGAACTCTTCCATGCCCTGGGCCTGCACGGCCGCCCGCCCTCCCATGCGATCGAGTTCGACCGCATGCTGCGCGGCGCACTCGAAGAGCCCCGGGTACTGGTCTGCGACGAGGCCCAATGGCTCTCGAAGCTGTGTTTCGAATATCTGCGCTATTTGTGGGATGACACCGACTCCGACCTGACGATCGTCTTCACCGGCGGCAACGGCTGCTTCGAGATGCTGCAGAGCGAGCCGATGCTCGAGTCCCGGGTCTATGCCTGGCAGGAGATCGGCGGCATGCCCCTGGATGAAGTCCTGACCGTCATCCCCGCTTTCCACCCCGTGTGGTCCGACGCGGATTCCGATCTGATCGCGTTGTGCGATCAGGAAGCCGCGCATGGGAACTTCCGCGCCTGGGCGAAGATCACCCACCACCTCACCGTTGGCCTGCAGGAGACCGGCCGCGAAACGGTGGACGAGGACCTCCTGCGCTGGGCCTACAGCAAACTCCGCACCCGCCAGGCCGCCTGA
- a CDS encoding Mu transposase C-terminal domain-containing protein, translating into MELDAKGELTTAHARLVASGMGVSLRTVWNWIAAARRGEGLGPGTLTSLRVSVTPELRARLAVWGGNVAAVHRELLAEATAAGDPTTVPSLRTLQRAVRQDLTPGERAGLQSGEAGRRRFDVYGKRPPVHRNACWEGDHKRIPVRVTVEGEVACPWVTWFVDVATKVITGVAVTPHAPARDAVLAALRTGISRTGPYGPAGGLPARVRVDRGKEFLCQAVTQALGGFAVPVEDLPAYTPYRKGTVEALNSAVEEMFLVSLPGYTHRARPAGAHRPDQTEDLLPFPDFVQALLGWVRWWNTEHHPSGLSAGQTPIAAWEADPTPIEDVDEEQLAFFALEDDGRVRKISTSGVRWRRRFYIAPWMVGHVGTRVRLRYLPHYDGQIEVFSAEQPGRHLGTAYLAEQATLQQRRALSSVREKKARALKADLKAAERLRRTRYTATTTPGTPRPRRTVTGKQAQEEIARAKATDLAARALPDLIPPRDPPPDWARPRPTPITRPNPRNAPAAEDTPDTEAPSGSKEQGEDGFR; encoded by the coding sequence ATGGAACTGGATGCCAAGGGTGAGCTGACCACCGCCCACGCCCGGCTGGTCGCTTCGGGGATGGGCGTCTCGCTGCGGACGGTATGGAACTGGATCGCCGCTGCCCGCAGAGGCGAGGGCCTGGGACCCGGCACCCTCACAAGCCTAAGGGTTTCAGTAACCCCTGAGCTGCGTGCTCGTCTGGCGGTGTGGGGCGGGAATGTGGCCGCGGTTCACCGGGAGCTGCTTGCTGAGGCGACCGCTGCCGGTGATCCGACTACGGTGCCGTCTCTGCGTACCTTGCAGCGCGCGGTGCGCCAGGATCTGACACCGGGGGAGCGGGCCGGTCTGCAATCCGGTGAGGCGGGCCGGCGTCGGTTCGATGTGTACGGGAAACGCCCGCCGGTGCATCGGAACGCGTGCTGGGAGGGTGATCACAAGCGGATTCCGGTACGGGTCACGGTCGAGGGGGAGGTGGCCTGTCCGTGGGTGACGTGGTTCGTCGATGTCGCGACGAAGGTGATCACCGGTGTGGCCGTCACTCCGCATGCCCCGGCCCGTGACGCAGTACTGGCAGCTTTGCGCACGGGTATCAGCCGTACCGGCCCGTATGGGCCGGCCGGTGGTCTTCCCGCGAGGGTGCGGGTGGACAGGGGTAAGGAGTTCTTGTGCCAGGCGGTCACCCAGGCGCTGGGCGGCTTCGCGGTCCCGGTCGAGGACCTGCCGGCCTACACGCCCTACCGCAAGGGCACGGTCGAGGCTTTGAACAGCGCGGTGGAGGAGATGTTCCTCGTCTCCCTGCCCGGCTACACCCACCGCGCCCGTCCCGCAGGCGCTCACCGCCCCGACCAGACGGAAGACCTGCTGCCTTTCCCAGACTTCGTCCAGGCCCTGCTGGGCTGGGTGCGCTGGTGGAACACCGAGCACCACCCCTCCGGCCTGTCTGCGGGACAGACCCCGATAGCGGCATGGGAAGCGGACCCGACACCCATCGAGGACGTCGATGAGGAGCAACTGGCGTTCTTCGCCCTGGAGGATGACGGCCGCGTACGCAAAATCTCAACCAGCGGGGTCAGGTGGCGCCGGCGCTTCTACATCGCGCCGTGGATGGTCGGGCATGTCGGCACCCGGGTCAGGCTGCGCTACCTGCCGCACTATGACGGGCAGATCGAGGTCTTCTCCGCCGAGCAGCCCGGCCGCCATCTGGGGACCGCCTACCTGGCCGAACAAGCCACCCTTCAGCAGCGCCGGGCGCTCAGCTCGGTCAGGGAGAAGAAGGCCCGCGCACTCAAGGCCGACTTGAAGGCCGCGGAGAGGCTGCGCCGTACCCGCTACACCGCCACCACCACTCCGGGCACTCCCCGCCCGCGGCGCACGGTCACCGGCAAGCAGGCCCAGGAGGAGATCGCCCGCGCCAAGGCCACGGATCTCGCGGCACGCGCGCTGCCGGACCTGATCCCGCCCCGGGACCCGCCCCCCGACTGGGCCCGCCCACGCCCCACACCCATCACCCGCCCGAACCCACGCAACGCCCCTGCGGCAGAGGACACCCCCGATACCGAGGCCCCTTCGGGCAGCAAGGAGCAAGGAGAAGATGGCTTCCGGTGA
- a CDS encoding DUF3307 domain-containing protein has translation MFASLFVLLYVAHLAADYPGQTDHQARHKAEPGAAGWRANLAHAATHVLLCALALAVAVLVLGLDLAAGPAALALVWIGATHAVIDRRWPVQRWMAWARQPGFAQHGGAAHVDQTAHVIALATAALLLATL, from the coding sequence ATGTTCGCATCGCTGTTCGTCCTGCTGTACGTCGCGCATCTTGCTGCCGACTATCCCGGCCAGACCGACCACCAGGCCCGGCACAAGGCCGAGCCGGGGGCCGCCGGCTGGCGGGCCAACCTGGCCCACGCCGCCACGCACGTGCTGCTGTGCGCCCTCGCACTCGCCGTCGCCGTACTCGTCCTGGGCCTCGACCTCGCGGCCGGCCCGGCCGCCCTCGCGCTGGTGTGGATCGGTGCCACCCACGCGGTCATCGACCGCCGCTGGCCCGTACAGCGCTGGATGGCCTGGGCCCGGCAGCCCGGATTCGCCCAGCACGGCGGAGCCGCCCACGTCGACCAGACCGCCCACGTCATCGCACTCGCCACCGCCGCACTCCTGCTGGCCACCCTGTAA
- a CDS encoding type II toxin-antitoxin system Phd/YefM family antitoxin codes for MTETTYSIVEARSRLGAIAREVSATREPAAITDHGQTVAILVSPADALELQELRALAAYRARQERGEDAGVPHEEAYRRLFGEGGA; via the coding sequence ATGACGGAGACGACCTACTCGATCGTGGAAGCCCGTTCCCGGCTGGGTGCCATCGCGCGCGAGGTCAGCGCCACCCGGGAGCCGGCCGCCATCACCGACCACGGGCAGACCGTCGCCATACTGGTCAGCCCCGCCGACGCCCTGGAGCTGCAGGAGCTGCGGGCGCTGGCCGCCTACCGCGCGCGCCAGGAGAGGGGCGAGGACGCCGGCGTCCCGCATGAGGAGGCGTACCGGCGTCTCTTCGGCGAGGGCGGGGCGTGA
- a CDS encoding type II toxin-antitoxin system RelE/ParE family toxin, with product MSYEVIWEPEALAQAQRLAEDDPEGVRQVFTAVDLLAGNPRPDGAFGSADLLRIHVGAYRVMYEINDRQIRVNVIHLGRVR from the coding sequence GTGAGCTACGAGGTCATCTGGGAGCCCGAGGCCCTCGCCCAGGCGCAGCGTCTCGCCGAGGACGACCCCGAGGGGGTCCGGCAGGTGTTCACCGCCGTGGACCTCCTCGCGGGCAACCCGCGCCCCGACGGCGCATTCGGCAGTGCCGACCTGCTGCGCATCCACGTCGGCGCCTACCGCGTGATGTACGAGATCAACGACCGGCAGATCCGCGTCAACGTGATCCACCTCGGACGCGTCCGCTGA
- a CDS encoding DnaB-like helicase N-terminal domain-containing protein — translation MEPNTQQQEPNTSLPAPVALTRRPPQDLEAEQAVLGALMHSCTPAAAGHRFFAETLKTGLRAEDYYRPAHATIHRAICALHEAQQPVDPITVTDELTRRGQLAGVGGPGYVHACAQAAPAADGPHYAEIVRDKSFRRSAIETAQRITECAYSGEGDESEVRQQITELVAGAPGLRQAPPTVNDLFPDYMRKLEKIQNGT, via the coding sequence ATGGAACCCAACACCCAGCAACAGGAACCGAACACCTCCCTCCCGGCGCCGGTTGCTCTCACCCGCAGGCCCCCGCAGGACCTGGAGGCCGAGCAGGCCGTCCTCGGCGCGCTCATGCACTCCTGCACCCCGGCCGCCGCCGGGCACCGTTTCTTCGCCGAGACGCTGAAGACCGGCCTGCGAGCCGAGGACTACTACCGGCCCGCGCACGCCACCATCCACCGCGCCATCTGCGCACTGCACGAGGCACAGCAGCCCGTCGACCCGATCACCGTCACCGACGAACTCACCCGGCGCGGACAGCTCGCCGGCGTCGGCGGGCCCGGATACGTTCACGCCTGCGCCCAGGCCGCGCCCGCCGCCGACGGCCCGCACTACGCCGAGATCGTCCGGGACAAGTCCTTCCGCCGGTCCGCCATCGAGACCGCCCAGCGCATCACGGAATGCGCCTACAGCGGGGAAGGCGATGAGAGCGAGGTACGCCAGCAGATCACCGAACTCGTCGCGGGCGCCCCGGGCCTGCGCCAGGCCCCGCCAACCGTCAATGACCTCTTTCCCGACTACATGCGAAAGCTCGAAAAAATCCAGAACGGCACCTGA
- a CDS encoding sigma-70 family RNA polymerase sigma factor produces MSAQQGDPGAVRVAVAEQQRLVAFYAFHSRYRRAYLHYAELQLGDRRVAARVVHLVFLSLLKGWNRLMEEANPAANAWAHLKEAVDEVLILEDRPSALPETAAFAKVKRAIIEDARDEFAAMESSIGLYPAIARLPARQLDVVVLHYVLDYSTTRTAQVMGVDEATVRSHRLHARQRLAQDLGIELSADRNETC; encoded by the coding sequence ATGAGCGCGCAGCAGGGCGACCCCGGGGCCGTACGGGTGGCCGTGGCCGAGCAGCAGCGCCTCGTGGCCTTCTATGCCTTCCACAGCCGCTACCGGCGGGCCTACCTCCACTACGCCGAACTCCAGCTCGGCGATCGGCGGGTCGCCGCCCGCGTCGTCCATCTGGTCTTCCTCAGTCTCCTCAAGGGCTGGAACCGGCTGATGGAGGAGGCCAACCCCGCCGCCAACGCCTGGGCCCACCTGAAGGAGGCCGTGGACGAGGTCCTCATCCTCGAGGACCGGCCCTCCGCCCTCCCGGAGACCGCGGCTTTCGCCAAGGTCAAGCGAGCCATCATCGAAGATGCCCGCGACGAGTTCGCCGCCATGGAGAGCAGCATCGGCCTCTACCCGGCGATCGCACGGCTGCCCGCCCGCCAGCTCGATGTGGTGGTACTGCACTACGTCCTCGACTACAGCACCACCAGAACCGCCCAGGTCATGGGAGTGGACGAGGCCACCGTGCGCTCCCATCGGCTCCACGCCAGACAGCGACTTGCCCAGGATCTGGGCATCGAGCTGAGTGCCGATCGTAACGAGACCTGCTGA
- a CDS encoding ParA family protein yields MKIRAFEHGLDIQDAAEHAIKAWYGADGHAEVDTEGAKTWGTFLPVGEPDKFKAVCVERGVTYVQGLAQALTLWLDAHPSPSTPLVSQPVERVIVANQKGGVGKTFISSGVAQALAEAGHRVLLVDYDPQGHLTAELGFEDLMYEDDTETLLMHMDGSAKGDIHDLLVALDQERFGERLHLLPASDDAFLRDVALSKVSFSEAALERALEPLEDEYDVVIIDGPPSLGLNMDTALYYVRRREGERADRSGVITPVWANKASHRAFRLLKSQKDDLCIKGRIQVDYLGLVINAYDSRRGKLVKENKDQWEKSSSPPVLAVIGDLKEGREASDGEIPLLEYAPDSEHAQVMRDLAKELAV; encoded by the coding sequence TTGAAAATCCGCGCTTTTGAGCATGGCTTGGACATTCAAGACGCTGCCGAGCACGCCATCAAAGCCTGGTACGGAGCCGACGGCCATGCCGAGGTCGACACCGAAGGGGCCAAGACCTGGGGGACTTTCCTTCCGGTCGGTGAGCCCGACAAGTTCAAGGCCGTGTGCGTGGAGCGCGGTGTCACGTACGTGCAGGGACTCGCGCAGGCCCTGACCTTGTGGCTCGATGCCCACCCCTCACCGTCTACTCCGTTGGTATCGCAGCCCGTGGAACGCGTCATAGTGGCCAACCAGAAGGGCGGGGTCGGGAAGACCTTCATCTCCTCCGGGGTCGCTCAGGCTCTGGCGGAGGCCGGCCACCGTGTACTGCTGGTCGACTACGACCCCCAGGGCCACCTCACTGCTGAGCTGGGCTTCGAGGACCTCATGTACGAGGACGACACCGAGACGCTGCTGATGCACATGGACGGCTCGGCCAAGGGGGACATCCACGATCTCCTGGTCGCCTTGGACCAGGAACGCTTCGGTGAGCGGCTCCACTTGCTGCCCGCCTCTGACGACGCGTTCCTCCGAGACGTTGCCCTGTCCAAGGTGAGCTTCAGCGAAGCCGCCTTGGAACGCGCTTTGGAGCCGCTGGAGGACGAGTACGACGTCGTGATCATCGACGGCCCCCCAAGCCTGGGCCTGAACATGGACACGGCCCTGTACTACGTGCGCCGCCGAGAGGGTGAACGCGCCGATCGCTCTGGTGTGATCACGCCGGTCTGGGCGAACAAAGCCTCCCACCGAGCGTTCCGGCTTCTGAAGTCGCAGAAGGACGACCTGTGCATCAAGGGCCGGATTCAGGTCGATTACCTCGGCCTGGTCATCAACGCTTACGACAGCCGACGGGGCAAGCTCGTGAAGGAGAACAAGGACCAATGGGAGAAGAGCAGCTCCCCGCCTGTCCTGGCTGTGATCGGTGACCTGAAGGAAGGCCGGGAGGCTTCGGACGGGGAGATCCCGCTACTGGAGTACGCGCCCGACAGCGAGCATGCACAGGTGATGCGCGACTTGGCGAAGGAGCTTGCCGTATGA
- a CDS encoding ParB/RepB/Spo0J family partition protein, with product MTPPQHRVTRGFSMGEEDNGKKPQRRIRTRQQIINGEGKRPPAKAELKLLAHNPFNPRDELTDVEETAESLRARGQIQPVTVARRDAFLNAHPGHEDEIGQDAEYVVIDGNRRLAAAPLAGLSELRIDVNDELAGSAADMLEAALIANIHRVDVPPVDQAKAIQELVGVHGSQGQVANRLGKTAAWVSQRLALLELMPELQEKVESGELKVEPARRIGRLPKAQQADEAEKVINAVKPPRQRRPGRVEAGTEEPTVNAVNTPVAAAAAADPAAGGGGHQPHHGAADAPGVMPWEDPRALLKVVASRMSRPDRVELTRLLIDFNTEEKADTHAEA from the coding sequence ATGACACCCCCGCAGCACCGTGTCACCCGCGGCTTCAGCATGGGAGAGGAGGACAACGGGAAGAAGCCTCAGCGTCGTATCCGTACACGTCAGCAGATCATCAACGGCGAGGGGAAGCGACCGCCGGCCAAGGCTGAGCTCAAGCTGCTGGCTCATAACCCGTTCAACCCGCGGGACGAACTGACCGATGTCGAGGAGACGGCGGAATCTCTTCGAGCAAGGGGGCAGATCCAACCGGTCACCGTGGCGCGACGCGATGCCTTCCTGAATGCCCACCCTGGGCACGAAGACGAGATCGGCCAAGACGCCGAGTACGTCGTCATCGACGGGAACAGGCGTCTGGCAGCGGCCCCGCTCGCTGGCCTCTCAGAGCTGCGGATCGACGTCAACGACGAGCTGGCTGGGAGCGCTGCGGACATGCTTGAGGCGGCCCTCATCGCCAACATCCACCGGGTGGATGTGCCCCCCGTGGACCAGGCGAAGGCGATCCAGGAGCTCGTGGGGGTCCACGGCTCGCAGGGGCAGGTGGCTAACCGTCTGGGGAAGACGGCTGCCTGGGTGTCCCAGCGTCTGGCGCTCCTGGAGCTCATGCCGGAACTCCAGGAGAAGGTGGAGAGCGGCGAGTTGAAGGTGGAGCCGGCTCGCCGTATCGGCCGGTTGCCCAAAGCGCAGCAGGCTGACGAGGCCGAGAAGGTTATTAACGCCGTTAAGCCTCCGCGTCAGCGCCGCCCCGGACGCGTGGAAGCCGGGACGGAGGAGCCGACTGTTAACGCCGTTAATACCCCCGTGGCTGCGGCCGCAGCAGCTGACCCGGCAGCAGGAGGCGGAGGGCATCAGCCACACCATGGCGCGGCTGATGCGCCCGGCGTGATGCCGTGGGAGGACCCAAGGGCGCTCCTCAAAGTGGTGGCGTCCCGTATGTCCCGACCAGACCGAGTGGAGCTGACAAGACTCCTGATCGACTTCAACACGGAAGAGAAGGCCGACACCCACGCAGAGGCGTAG
- a CDS encoding DnaB-like helicase C-terminal domain-containing protein: protein MSTIPSQQAGAPADDRDLQEERPAAFTRVPPQDLEAERASLGTLLLSGSPSTAGHRYFAETLETGLVAEDYYRPAHSTIHRAICALHEAGEPVDALTVAEELRQQGELARVGGPGYVQSLVQAVPTTANGPQYAEIVRAKAYLRAIVESAHRILEYAYSQEGDGDEARDLVEQQLTEILAGAPGLHEVPPTVGDLYLDFVAELESIQDGKRVGLTYGFADLDVLTSGMHPGNVTVMAAQSGVGKSTLALNAAVAAARTGATVMFSSLEMSETELMQKILAAEGQIALHHLTHQGGLTPAGWETVNRLGVELFRKLPLRVYRPEGASLADIASAARACARAKGGLGLLVVDYLQLVEVAQSRHVTREQAVASVSRGLKNLSVQLDCHVIALSQLNDDGFVRESRAIKNDASVMIRVERPDAHDPESPRAGEVDLVIEKNRFGPTASVTVAAQLHYSRFVDMAHL from the coding sequence GTGTCCACCATTCCAAGCCAGCAGGCCGGGGCCCCAGCCGACGACCGTGACCTGCAAGAGGAGCGGCCCGCCGCATTCACCCGGGTGCCGCCGCAGGACCTTGAAGCGGAGCGGGCCTCGCTCGGCACGCTGCTGCTCTCGGGCAGCCCCAGCACTGCTGGCCACCGCTATTTCGCCGAAACTCTGGAAACCGGGCTGGTCGCCGAGGACTACTACCGGCCTGCGCACAGCACCATCCACCGTGCGATCTGCGCGCTGCACGAGGCGGGCGAGCCGGTCGATGCGCTGACCGTCGCCGAGGAGCTGCGGCAGCAGGGAGAGCTTGCCCGCGTGGGCGGCCCCGGCTACGTCCAGTCCCTCGTCCAAGCCGTACCCACCACCGCCAACGGCCCGCAGTACGCCGAAATCGTGCGGGCCAAGGCGTACCTGCGGGCGATCGTGGAGTCGGCGCACCGCATCCTGGAGTACGCCTACAGCCAGGAGGGCGACGGGGACGAGGCCCGCGACCTGGTGGAGCAGCAGCTCACCGAGATTCTCGCGGGTGCCCCTGGGCTGCATGAGGTACCGCCGACGGTCGGTGACCTCTATCTCGACTTCGTCGCGGAGCTGGAGAGCATCCAGGACGGCAAGCGGGTCGGGCTCACGTACGGGTTCGCCGACCTCGATGTGCTCACCTCAGGAATGCACCCGGGCAACGTGACGGTGATGGCCGCGCAGTCCGGTGTCGGCAAATCCACGCTGGCGCTCAACGCTGCCGTTGCTGCGGCCCGGACGGGCGCGACGGTGATGTTCTCCTCGCTGGAGATGAGTGAGACCGAGCTGATGCAGAAGATCCTCGCAGCCGAGGGCCAGATCGCTCTGCACCATCTGACGCATCAGGGCGGCCTCACCCCTGCAGGGTGGGAGACCGTGAACCGCCTGGGCGTGGAGCTGTTCCGAAAGCTGCCGCTGCGGGTCTACCGGCCCGAGGGCGCATCCCTGGCGGACATCGCCTCGGCGGCACGGGCCTGCGCCCGCGCCAAGGGCGGTCTCGGTCTCCTCGTCGTGGACTACCTCCAGCTGGTGGAGGTAGCGCAGTCTCGTCACGTGACCCGCGAGCAGGCCGTCGCCTCGGTCTCCCGCGGCCTGAAGAACCTGTCCGTCCAGCTCGACTGCCACGTCATCGCCCTGTCGCAGCTCAATGACGACGGCTTCGTACGCGAGTCGCGAGCGATCAAGAACGACGCGTCGGTGATGATCCGGGTCGAACGGCCGGACGCGCACGACCCAGAATCGCCCCGCGCTGGCGAAGTCGATCTCGTCATCGAGAAAAACAGGTTCGGGCCGACGGCGTCCGTTACCGTCGCCGCACAACTCCACTACTCCCGCTTCGTGGACATGGCCCACCTCTGA
- a CDS encoding helix-turn-helix domain-containing protein, whose protein sequence is MSDPLRRVDALVDADTLPSPRVRQQLRVAAGLTQTEVANAIGVRRVAVARWEAGLTKPHRGNRLKYAHLLRRLAEKYPAATQEAPSED, encoded by the coding sequence ATGTCGGATCCGCTGCGTCGCGTCGATGCCCTGGTGGATGCCGACACTCTTCCTTCACCGCGCGTTCGGCAGCAGCTGCGAGTCGCCGCCGGACTGACCCAGACCGAAGTCGCCAACGCCATAGGCGTCCGGCGCGTCGCAGTCGCTCGGTGGGAGGCGGGACTCACCAAGCCCCACCGCGGCAACCGTCTGAAGTACGCGCACCTCCTCCGTCGGCTGGCCGAGAAGTACCCGGCCGCCACCCAGGAGGCACCGAGTGAGGACTGA
- a CDS encoding HAD family hydrolase — MSRLALFDLDGTLADRQSAFSDAVAGLCRAHSFPPDTENWLLTELADRANADDFVRLRATFDLTVPGVQLWQEYVELMAAAVTCRPEVLKGLARLRAAAWTIGVITNGAGDIQRAKLAGTGLADLVDGVAASGDLEIRKPDLRLFKLGATRCGVSLADGGWMVGDNPTGDIGGGHRAGLRTIWLRGSPWPDGLPAAHHVVDDVTDAITILLAETE; from the coding sequence GTGTCCCGCCTCGCGCTCTTCGATCTGGATGGCACGCTGGCTGACCGGCAGTCGGCCTTCAGCGACGCCGTGGCCGGCCTGTGCCGCGCGCACTCCTTCCCACCGGACACCGAGAACTGGCTGCTCACCGAGCTTGCCGATCGCGCGAACGCCGACGACTTCGTACGGCTGCGCGCCACCTTTGATCTGACAGTGCCCGGCGTGCAGCTGTGGCAGGAGTACGTCGAGCTCATGGCGGCCGCCGTCACCTGTCGCCCCGAGGTCCTCAAGGGCCTGGCCCGCCTGCGGGCGGCCGCATGGACGATCGGCGTCATCACCAACGGGGCCGGCGACATCCAGCGCGCCAAGCTCGCCGGGACCGGCCTCGCCGACCTGGTCGACGGCGTCGCCGCCTCGGGCGACCTGGAGATCCGCAAGCCCGACCTGCGCCTTTTCAAACTCGGGGCCACCCGGTGCGGCGTCAGCCTCGCGGACGGTGGCTGGATGGTCGGCGACAACCCGACCGGAGACATCGGCGGTGGCCACCGGGCTGGGCTGCGCACCATCTGGCTGCGCGGCAGCCCTTGGCCCGACGGACTCCCCGCCGCGCACCACGTCGTCGACGACGTCACCGACGCCATCACCATCCTGCTCGCAGAGACGGAGTAG
- a CDS encoding DUF1932 domain-containing protein, with amino-acid sequence MDQPTVGILHPGSMGAAVAACAATNAADVLWCETGRSTASVERATRHGLTPVATLTELLDRSDILISLCPPAAAENLARDVAGHGFARVYVEANAISPERTQRVALLLPDAIVVDGGVVGSPPVGGKSPTLYLSGPAAATERIEALFADTAVLAAVLGTEVGKASALKLSYASFQKTSRVLVALAVGMAREHGVDQELIEVASRRTDSYLSEPQYVAKTAARAWRWGPELEEAADALAAAGLPPEMLRAAASTLACWNDAKDSELTLTDALDRLAQP; translated from the coding sequence GTGGACCAGCCGACCGTCGGGATCCTCCACCCCGGCAGCATGGGTGCCGCCGTTGCCGCCTGCGCCGCGACCAACGCGGCCGACGTCCTGTGGTGCGAGACCGGGCGCAGCACCGCTTCGGTGGAGCGCGCCACCCGCCACGGGCTGACACCAGTGGCCACGCTGACCGAGCTGCTGGACCGCAGCGACATCCTCATCAGCCTCTGCCCGCCGGCCGCGGCGGAGAACCTGGCCCGCGACGTCGCCGGGCACGGCTTCGCCAGGGTGTACGTGGAGGCGAACGCCATCTCCCCCGAGCGGACGCAGCGGGTCGCCCTGCTGCTCCCGGACGCGATCGTCGTTGACGGCGGTGTCGTCGGCTCCCCGCCGGTAGGCGGCAAGTCGCCGACCTTGTACCTGTCCGGGCCCGCTGCCGCGACCGAGCGCATCGAGGCGCTGTTCGCGGACACCGCGGTCTTGGCCGCGGTGCTGGGCACGGAGGTGGGGAAGGCTTCTGCGCTGAAGCTGTCGTACGCCAGCTTCCAGAAGACCTCGCGGGTGCTGGTGGCGCTCGCCGTCGGCATGGCCCGCGAGCACGGCGTCGACCAGGAACTCATCGAGGTCGCCTCCCGGCGCACCGACTCATACCTGTCCGAGCCGCAGTACGTCGCCAAGACCGCGGCCCGCGCCTGGCGCTGGGGCCCCGAGCTCGAAGAGGCTGCCGACGCGCTCGCGGCCGCCGGTCTTCCGCCGGAGATGCTGCGTGCGGCCGCGTCCACACTGGCCTGCTGGAACGACGCCAAGGACAGCGAGCTCACGCTCACCGATGCCCTGGACCGACTCGCCCAGCCGTAG
- a CDS encoding guanylate kinase, which translates to MNPKQGVLLYGPPASGKDTVTTALSVLHPRYAQFARLKVGTGKSAGYRMGTTEQLRELEAAGDVVYANHRYGNTYAIDRPGLDAAFAAGVPVVHLGQVEGIRALVGGYPADWSVVLLWCPREVTEQRSAGRGDSDTAARLAAWDATREDLDAHQGMVWDLSVDTTVSAPQEAARLIDQLLAQRAGAATA; encoded by the coding sequence GTGAACCCGAAGCAGGGTGTGCTCCTGTACGGCCCGCCGGCCTCGGGCAAGGACACCGTCACCACCGCGCTCAGCGTGCTGCATCCCAGGTACGCGCAATTCGCGCGGCTCAAGGTCGGGACGGGCAAGTCGGCCGGCTACCGGATGGGCACGACGGAGCAACTGCGCGAGCTGGAGGCTGCGGGCGACGTCGTCTACGCGAACCACAGGTACGGCAACACGTACGCCATCGACCGGCCCGGCCTGGACGCCGCGTTCGCAGCCGGGGTACCGGTGGTGCACCTCGGGCAGGTCGAGGGCATCCGAGCGCTGGTCGGCGGCTATCCGGCCGACTGGTCGGTGGTGCTGCTGTGGTGCCCGCGCGAGGTGACCGAGCAGCGGTCTGCGGGGCGCGGCGACAGCGACACCGCGGCGCGGCTGGCGGCGTGGGATGCGACCCGCGAGGACCTGGACGCGCACCAGGGCATGGTCTGGGACCTGAGCGTGGACACCACGGTGTCGGCTCCGCAGGAAGCGGCGCGGCTCATCGACCAGCTGCTGGCGCAGCGGGCAGGGGCGGCGACAGCATGA